A window of Variovorax paradoxus EPS genomic DNA:
CAACCTCTACGAGCCCGAGATCCGCACCCAGGGTTTCGACTACCTGGCCATCGGCCGCTGACGCGACGCACACACCCGGCCTCACTCGCAACACACACCAACAAGAAGGAGCAAACACCATGCGTCTCTACAACAACCAACGCCGCGTGCTGGTCACCGGCGGCGCAGGCTTCCTCGGCAGCCACCTGTGCGAACGCCTGCTCGCACGCGGCCACGAGGTGCTGTGCGCCGACAACTTCTTCACCGGCACGCGCCGCAACATCGAGCACCTGCTGGGCGACCCGCGCTTCGAGCTCATGCGCCACGACGTGACGCTGCCGCTGTATGTGGAGGTCGACCAGATCTACAACCTCGCATGTCCCGCCTCGCCGGTGCACTACCAGCACGATCCGGTGCAGACCACCAAGACCAGCGTGCACGGCGCGATCAACATGCTGGGCCTGGCCAAGCGGGTGCATGCGCGCATCCTGCAGGCCTCGACCAGCGAGGTGTACGGCGACCCCGACGTGCATCCGCAGCCCGAAAGCTACTGGGGCAAGGTCAACCCCATCGGCGTGCGCAGCTGCTACGACGAAGGCAAGCGCTGCGCCGAGACGCTCTTCTTCGACTACCACCGCCAGCACGGCGTGGACATCCGCGTGGCGCGCATCTTCAACACCTACGGCCCGCGCATGCATCCGCGCGACGGGCGCGTGGTGTCGAACTTCATCGTGCAGGCGCTGCGCGGCGACCCGATCACCGTGTACGGCGACGGCCTGCAGACGCGCAGCTTCTGTTTCGTGGACGACCTCGTCGAAGGGCTGCTGCGGTTCATGGAGGCGGAGCCGGGCGCACCCGGGCCGGTGAACATCGGCAACCCCGGCGAATTCACCGTGCGCGAACTGGCCGAGGAGGTGATCCGCCTGACCGGCTCGACCTCGCGCATCGCGTTTGCGCCGCTGCCTTCGGACGACCCGATGCAGCGCCGCCCCGACGTGCGCCTGGCGCGCTCGATGTTCGGCTGGGAGCCGCACATCCAGCTGCAGGAGGGCCTTCGCAAGACCATCGACTACTTCGATGGCCTGCTCTCGGCCGGCGAGCTGCCGCCCGCTCAGCGCAGCGCAAGGCGCTCGGGTGTCGTGCCGGCTGCCTCGACCGGCGGCGCCACGGTGCATGCGCCGCTGGACGCATAGCGCCGCACCATCCGCGCGCAGAACTCAGCGAACTCTTCGGGCAACTGCGGCGGGCTCGTGTGGTGCGGCGCGATGCCGCGGTGCTCGGGCGTGAAGCAGAAGGTGAGCGTCACGTCGAAGCCTTCGAGCGCGCGCATCTGGCGGTCGAACCAGCGGTCGGCATCGGGGCGGAAGCTGTCGGCCCAGCTGAGGCCCGTGCGCAGGCGCCGCACACCGAGCTGGTTCAGCCAGCGCACCGCGTCGTCGAGCCGGTGGTCCTCGAAGTGGAACCACTGGCAGATGCCGAACTCAGGCGTGAAGGCCGCAAACTGGTCGCAGGCCAGCTTGGGCGTGCCGTCCTCGCGCAGCAGGCCCATGTGGAAGTGGCGGTAGTAGCTCGAGCCCTCGGCCTCGCGGTGCCGCGTGGTCGCGGGCCAGGCCGCGGGCAGGTCGTAGAGCGAATACCAGAAGATGCGAGGCACGCGGCCCATCAGCAGTTGCGCTGTGCGGCGCAGGCCGAACTCCTGCACCTCCTCGGCGCCGAAGGTCGACACGCCCACCTCGGTCACCCACACCGGCAGGTGCGTGACCGCCTCGATCTCGGCAATGCGTTGCGGCCATTCGTCGATCGGCCAATGGTTCCAGTCGAGCGGAAAGCCGTGCACCGCCACCGCATCGAGCCCGTCGAGCACGCCGCGATCGCGCAGGCTGGCCATGAACACCGCATCGATCGGCGAGATGCCGCCCAGCACCTGCGTGAGCGTGCTGTTCTCCGCGCGCACCGCGGCGGAGGCGAGCGTCACCATGCGCGCGTAGGCCGACCAGTCGGGGTCGAGCTCCAGGTCCCAGTGCGACTTGTTGTTGGGTTCGTTCCAGAACTTGACGGCTTCGATCATGCGACCTTGCTCCTGCGGCGGGCATGGGCGGCGGGTGCGACGGTGGCAGCCGGACGGCCCGAGGCCGCACCCTGGCCGGCCGCATCGCCGCGGATGAAGGCCTCGACCAGCTCGCGCGCCTCGTCATCGGTGAACTGCTGCGGCGGCGACTTCATGAAGTAGCTCGACGGCGCAAGCACCGCGCCGCCGATGCCGCGGTCGAGCGCGAGCTTCGCGCAGCGCACCGCATCGATCACCACGCCCGCGGAGTTGGGCGAGTCCCACACCTCCAGCTTGACCTCGCACTGCAGCGGCACGTTGCCGAAGGTGGTGCCCTCCATGCGGATATAGCACCACTTGCGGTCGTCCAGCCACGGCACATGGTCGCTCGGACCCACGTGCACATCGCTCGCGCGCATCGGGTGGCCGAGCTGGCTGGTCACCGCCTGGGTCTTGGAGATCTTCTTGGAGAGCAGCCGCTCGCGCTCCAGCATGTTGAGGAAGTCGGTGTTGCCGCCGAAGTTCAGCTGGTAGGTGCGGTCCAGCCGCACGCCGCGCTTGCGGAAGAGGTCGGTGAGGATGCGGTGCACGATGGTCGCGCCCACCTGCGACTTGATGTCGTCGCCGATCACCGGCAGGCCGCGCTGTGCAAAGCGCTGCTCCCACGCGGGGCGGGAAGCGATGAACACCGGCACGCAGTTGACGAAGGCGCAGCCCGCCTCGATGACCTGCCCGGCATACCACTCGGTGGCCTTTTGCGAACCGACCGGCAGGTAGGAGACCACCACGTCGGTGCCGGTGTCGCGCAGGATCTTCGCCACGTTGCCCGCCTTGCCGCGTGCGACAGGCACCACGTTCTTCAGGTACGCGCCGATGCCGTCGTGCAGCGCGCCGCGCTGCACCGTGACGCCGAGCGGCGGCACGTCGGCGAAGCGCATCGTGTTGTTGGGGGCGGTGTAGATGGCTTCGCCGAGGTCGCGGCCCACCTTCTCTGCATGCACATCGAAGGCGGCGCTGAACTCGATGTCGCCGGGGTGGTAGCCAGCGAGATCGGGGTGCATCAGGCCCGGAATGAAGTCGGTGCCCTTGGCATCGCCGTAGAAGTGAACGCCCTGCACGAGGGACGAGGCGCAGTTGCCCACACCGATGATCGCGACGCGTATCTTGCTCATGTTGAAGACCCTTGGTGATGCCGCGGCGCGGAGCGCGCGGCGTGGTGCCGTGGAGAAAAAAGGAAGCTTTGTTCCTTGGCAATCTACGCGCCTGCGCGCACAAATCCGGCACTGATGCAAAGACCCAACTCAGCCGTGGCGTAACAGGGAAAAGGACCTACACACAGGTAAGTACCTTCGCACATGCGTGCTCGATGACGGCTGCGAATTTGAAGCTTCGCCGCCGTCACAACGACTCGTTTTTCTTCCGATGGCCACGACGGCGAACTCAAAGCACGAAGGGGTTCCATGTCTCAGCACATTCTCATCACCGGCGGGGCCGGTTTCATCGGCTCGCACCTTGCGGACGAGCTGCTCTCCCATGGCTACCGCGTCCGCGTTCTGGACAACCTCGCGCCGCAGGTGCACGGCGAAGACGCGAAGCGGCCCGACTACCTGGAGCCCGACGTCGAGCTGGTGACCGGCG
This region includes:
- a CDS encoding glycosyl hydrolase yields the protein MIEAVKFWNEPNNKSHWDLELDPDWSAYARMVTLASAAVRAENSTLTQVLGGISPIDAVFMASLRDRGVLDGLDAVAVHGFPLDWNHWPIDEWPQRIAEIEAVTHLPVWVTEVGVSTFGAEEVQEFGLRRTAQLLMGRVPRIFWYSLYDLPAAWPATTRHREAEGSSYYRHFHMGLLREDGTPKLACDQFAAFTPEFGICQWFHFEDHRLDDAVRWLNQLGVRRLRTGLSWADSFRPDADRWFDRQMRALEGFDVTLTFCFTPEHRGIAPHHTSPPQLPEEFAEFCARMVRRYASSGACTVAPPVEAAGTTPERLALR
- a CDS encoding inositol-3-phosphate synthase, translating into MSKIRVAIIGVGNCASSLVQGVHFYGDAKGTDFIPGLMHPDLAGYHPGDIEFSAAFDVHAEKVGRDLGEAIYTAPNNTMRFADVPPLGVTVQRGALHDGIGAYLKNVVPVARGKAGNVAKILRDTGTDVVVSYLPVGSQKATEWYAGQVIEAGCAFVNCVPVFIASRPAWEQRFAQRGLPVIGDDIKSQVGATIVHRILTDLFRKRGVRLDRTYQLNFGGNTDFLNMLERERLLSKKISKTQAVTSQLGHPMRASDVHVGPSDHVPWLDDRKWCYIRMEGTTFGNVPLQCEVKLEVWDSPNSAGVVIDAVRCAKLALDRGIGGAVLAPSSYFMKSPPQQFTDDEARELVEAFIRGDAAGQGAASGRPAATVAPAAHARRRSKVA
- a CDS encoding UDP-glucuronic acid decarboxylase family protein, with the translated sequence MRLYNNQRRVLVTGGAGFLGSHLCERLLARGHEVLCADNFFTGTRRNIEHLLGDPRFELMRHDVTLPLYVEVDQIYNLACPASPVHYQHDPVQTTKTSVHGAINMLGLAKRVHARILQASTSEVYGDPDVHPQPESYWGKVNPIGVRSCYDEGKRCAETLFFDYHRQHGVDIRVARIFNTYGPRMHPRDGRVVSNFIVQALRGDPITVYGDGLQTRSFCFVDDLVEGLLRFMEAEPGAPGPVNIGNPGEFTVRELAEEVIRLTGSTSRIAFAPLPSDDPMQRRPDVRLARSMFGWEPHIQLQEGLRKTIDYFDGLLSAGELPPAQRSARRSGVVPAASTGGATVHAPLDA